TTAATCAGACCTGGACCTAAAtaagagttggggtggggggggtcaggGAGGGTGGAAGGAATATGCAGGCGGAGTGGGATCAGTTTAGCCAGGGGCCCATTACATTATCGCATTTTAATTTGTCCTGTTGGAAAGCTCATCTTTGACCACCAGAATCCCCTAGTGTCTGCTTGGTAGTCATTCACAATTAGTCATTCTAATAATCACTTGGTAACTAAAGTTCAACTGACACTTCTACAAAAATTAGCAACCATGGGATCCATCAGAAACACCCAGCTCATAAAAGTATCTGTACTGCAGTCAACATTATCTAGGGAGCCTATTACCTTAGTCAGAGCCAGTACTCTGATTACCTGTAACCGTGGGGTGTCGTTGAGTGTCAGCCAGcatctgggaatctttactccaGTGATAGCACATAACGAACAAATGCCCAATGGGAGATTGCACCCTCAAAAGCCTGTGTTCAGGTGAGACCCAGCACCTGAGGAACCTATTGATGACGTACAGCCTAGTAAGAGCATGCAGGCAATCTGTACTCCAAGGAAGCCACACCTTCAGGGGAATTGCTGCTAGTGTGAGTCAGGATAAGGAAAGGAAACTTGAATATGGTAATAAGCATGTGCAGAAAAGGACAAGAATGGATTTGGCTTTGGAATGAAATGCAGGTTTATCTACAGTTCTTTGCACAGTCCTGACTTGTGTGGTGGgaggaatggggtgagaaagcagaCCGTGTACACACAGAATGGACTATTCTTTTGCTGGAGaatagggaagggggaaaaaaaagggaaaattaaAAAGACTGCAAACAAGCATAAAGGCGATTAGTACATCGAGGGACTGGCTTGCACGCTCAATGGGGAAACAAAAGTTTAAAACCCTTTCTGCCATGTGCGTCCTTACCACAGAGAAGTCGCATTTGCAGTCTTcctatttaattaattaatttagagatacagcatggtaaacgGGGTCTTCCACTCCACGAGCCCAGGCTGCTCGAATAAATTCATATGATCAGTTAACCTTCTAACCCCACCCacatttggaatgtgggaggaaggcagaacacctggaggaaacccacgtagacacggggaaaacaCGCAAATTTTGTACAAACAGCGCTGTAATAGCATCTttactaaccgtgccgccctactTGGAAACCGATTCAAATGATTCCTTTGAATACAAAATCAACAGATCAACCAATGTTTTGCTTTGTGTTGTTGCAACAAAACTTTCTTTAGAAAGGGATCAGAAATGGAAAACATTAGAAGGGCAAACCAAAGGAGGGGTCATTTCAAGAGCCTCTTTTAATTTGGGAAGGAATCAGAGTTCTCAAAAGACATGTATGTGGCCACCTTCCATATTTAGCACCTTAGTGGGAGTTGATGGCGATAGATGCCAAGCAAATTCCCATGGAGTGACAATTTCAGTCAATTATGCAATTTCCAGTAGCTGACGACACCTCTAGCAATGGTTTGGAAAAATGCTTCTATTTTCTAAAACCAACTGCATGGAGAAAGAACTGTGCAGTGGTGAATGAGGTTGTCAATCATTCTTCAATAGATTCACTGCAGTGTTGAACTCTGAAGTACTAATGGCTTCAAACTGTTTTCTTTCCAGTTGTGCTGATTGGGGATTCCGGGGTTGGAAAGAGCAACCTCCTGTCGAGGTTCACGCGTAATGAATTTAACCTGGAAAGTAAAAGCACCATTGGAGTTGAGTTTGCCACCAGAAGTATCCAGGTAGATGGAAAGACCATTAAAGCTCAGATCTGGGATACAGCAGGACAGGAGCGATACCGGGCCATCACTTCAGCGTAAgatcttttttttcctcccacatctctttcccaatcaAGACCAAGGCCTACATTGTTTCCACAACCAGAGTTCCCTGTTGATACTGTATACTCTATCTGGGGAAGCTGGAGAAGGTTTCCATGAGTGAGCTGGGATTTGCTTTGGGTACAAAGAAGCAATAAGCTCCATTTCTTGGACCTTGCATAAGCCAATTAACAGTAACACAGATGAAGAAAATGTCTTGTAATGTTGATGTAATGGCACTGAAGGCACTGGTTAGAATTTGGAAACATGTAAGAATGAGGACTGATGTCCAACTTTATTAGCTTGTCCAGCCACACTTTCATAGGAAATTTGTGTACAAAGGTTTGTACATTTAAGCAGTGATATATTTCACCTTAGTGCAACTATTAAGGATAATTTCATGAATCCGATGCATCATCTGAAAGGAAATTCACTGTTCAAAGTGGTATCTTCAATTCCTGTAACTGCCTAACTTGTTGGAACTCACTGCACTCAGAACAACCATGGCAGGAGATGGGCTGGAGCAGCCTACCCCACTTTTCTGTCACGATCTTTCAGATACAAAGGGTGACTCAAGGAAATTAGGTCCTGCAGAGAGCTGTAGGAATGGAAGTGAACTGGCAGAGAGAGGAACTTAGTAACATTGGTGATGAGAAATTCACTGAAGGCGACATTCAGAAAGGCAAGAATTGGGAATAATTAGCAAGGCTTTATGCATAGGAAATCCTTTCTCATGAATTGGATTTGAGTTTTTCAAAAGAGAGACCAAGAGGACCAACACTGGGTGGTAGATGTTGTCAgcatggactttagcaaagcttttgattggCTGGTGCAGAAGGTTTGATCACATGGAATCCTGGGTAAGCTAGCCAAAATAGATAAAACTTTGGCTTggcagaagaagagagaagttgGTAATAgagatttggtttttttttcccagattggAGACCTGttctgcagggattggtgctgggtccactgctgcCATACACATTAACAAATTGGATAAGAATGTAGGTGggatgattagcaagtttgcggGTGACACCAACATTGTGGTAAAGTGGAGAAGGTCATCTAAGACTAAGATCTAGATCAGCCATGTTGATAAAGGCTGATCTAGATAACTTGGAGAGGGAGGCCAAGGaagggctgatggaatttaacttaGGCAAGAGTTGGACTTTAGATTTGTCCTTGCAGGTTTCCAGACATGATCTCACTTGGGATACAGGTCATTCAACACATTTCTTGCTAGTTTTCAAGTCTCTGTCTAACATTGAAAACTAGAAATTTAAACATTGTAATCATAATGTAGTTTCACAGACCCCATCTCTCAAAAAGTTCCTGGACACTGTTCAAGCTGGAGTACATACACATTGGCCATCACAGGGCTGCAGTCTGCTGAATATAGGCCTCCAGATGCCATCACCCATAAAGATCTCTGGATACAGTTCTTTATAGAGGGCTGGGCTCTGGAAACATTTCTGGAGGCTTCCTTGTACTAGGTGTTTTCGCAGGTGAGCGGCGATCCTACTTTGTCCTGGAGAAATTCCCAGGAATTAAGGACCTCCCAGACCTTTCACATCGCAatccaaattcctgggaatttgccctCCCAGCAGTTTAGAGGGGAGTCCCATCCCCAACCAATGATGTGTAACGCACTCACAGGAAAAAACATCTCCACCCCCAGTCTGTTGGTCACCGGCTGCTCACCTGCccactccctttccctccctattGGCCATCCATCGGtcactctttccctccccccccgcacctcagggctgtttcAACACATCATGATGGCAGGGAAATGCGGGACGAATGGCTGTCCtcgtttcccataatccctcgcgcagctggaaccgctctaggAAAACCAGCTGCATAAGGGATTATGGTTGACAAGGATGGCCATTCAACCTGCATTGTGGTGCTGCCGTGATGTGCCGAATTAGCCCGCTGTTGTCAGGCGGTAAGTATATTTTAATCGCCTACGTGGCACAGCACATAACAGCTGACGTCACGAGGCTTCCCTGCTTGGCCTTTTGGCTCTTCACACTGCAGGAAGAGGGCAGTCAGAGGAAAAATTCCCCGGGGGCCATGGACCCGTTTAAAATTCCTGGGCCTACCTTTCACAACACAGGTTCGTTCATAAGAGGGTTTTCATGAAAATTTCTGGGGAATCTCAATGTGCTGTGAAAAGGCCCATTGAGGAAGATGTCTCCAGATACCATCTCTCCTTGCTCTTTCATAGTGGGATAGAATACTAAATACTCTCACAGATAATAAACCCAAACTCTCATCTCCAGCTGGAGTACAGGTTCCCAGACCCCTTTGGTCCCCGGTTAAAGGATTTGGATAATGTCTTGGCTGGGATAAAGGCTCATGTTCTGTTCATTGTTGGTGTTTGTTGCTCAATATTGTACGTTAAAAGTCAAATTAAATACCAGTTGCAACCTTGTTCATCCACACTAGAACCTACAGTTTAACATGCTTTCTTGGGACTTAATGCCTTTGTCTAGATTTAGCTTTTTACCATAGAGCAGAGGCTGAACTTGACTTCCTCTACAGATGGACATCAtcagaaataaagtttaaaaatacagaTTATTTGCCTCTTTCATCTCAACTCAGCCTGTAAAGTGCAGATTATGGCAGTTGAGCAGAAATGAGGACTGATgcaatctggttgtgtgttctcaGGTATTACCGTGGTGCTGTAGGTGCCCTGCTGGTGTACGATATAGCCAAACATCTAACGTATGAAAATGTGGAGCGGTGGCTGAAGGAACTGCGTGATCACGGCGATAACAATATTGTCATCATGCTGGTTGGGAACAAGAGTGACCTCCGTCATCTGAGAGCTGTGCCAACAGACGAGGCGTGGGCCTTTGCTGGTGAGCCATGTAGTTGCTAGAAACCATGTCTCCGGTGCTCAGGGGGTGTTGCCAAAATTACTAAACGACTTTATTTACCTATTTCCTAATCCTATTTATTTCTGCCTAGTGCGACAACAATATCATACaaaagattctttttttcctgtgtgctaggcagaattatcacttcaTGGTAAtgctaaaaaaaactgtactcaatctACTTTAAATTGACTGAACATGAAACCACTACTCGGTTAGATCCTGTTGAAAGTTGAATTTGCTGGAAATTTTTCAAATATCACTTTCCCTCAGCAGGTTCGATTGTTACAGAAATAATGGCgacgttttaatttttttttaaatcatcccaTTATTTTGGTATTTTACATTAAGAGATAGCTTTTGTAACTTCTGTAAATAACTAGTAAATCTTCCTTGGTGTTGCATGCAGAAGATGAGAGGTTGCAATATCATAAGCCAGAATTTTACACAAGGCCAGGAAAGAAGAAAGGGGCAGCAGTGGGATCAGGCACCTGTCGTATTGATGGATGGCCTTGGAGATGGATAGTACCTTCAGGATCTTAGGAGTCCACGtatcagaggacctctcctggaaccGGCACATCAAGGCCATCACAGTAATTTGTGCCCAGGAACTGTAGAAAATAGAATCATGTTCATCACAGGCTCCAAAGTTTATGTGAGACACTCCTGCAAGGTGGAAgctatcataaaggacccccgtcacaacctcttcttactgctaccttcagggagaggtacagaagcctgaactccagcacatctaggttcaagaacCGTTTATTTCTGTCCACACCCTGACCATTAACTACTCTGAGACCACAAAAAGACCTGTTTGCACTATTGAACTATTTCATTTACTGTACtgaacttttttcttgcactaactgtaaatATCTATCTTTTATACAGTATTTacaatcttttttttctattctggGGAGATTTAATGTTTGTTTTTACAGAAGTACCTGGACCTGGTAAGAATTTaggtgcacatgtacattgtttTTATGTGTATaacaaactcattatcattatataTAAACAATTTCTTATTTTATGATTGAAATGGAGTTTCACCACTTCAAATTAAACTCATGAAAAGTGAGCAGGTTCCCGTACAGGCAAATTTAGAGGTTACTGATACAAGGATTCAGCTATATTCTGACTCATTGAGTATTTCCATTTTCTCCCTTAATTTTTTTGTTGCAATAAATCTGCAGTAGCAACATGTTAAATAAGTTTGACAAATGAAAAATTAATGTAATGTTTTTACTTTctcagtatttgaacaaaatcaTCTTTCTCTCCAGATTTTCTTTCCTTCAACTGAAACACTAACAACTTTGACAAATCGTGTTCAAATATATTCTTCCTTGAGTATTACTGAATTCCAGCCTTTTCACAGAGAAGAATCAGAGTTTCTCACTCTGTCCCCTGGTTCTCAGGAGTACTGATGATTCCTCTGCTCTTTTTTGATGTAGAGAAGAACTCTCTTTCATTTATCGAAACATCTGCTTTGGACTCAACTAACGTGGAGGAGGCCTTCCAAAATATTTTAACAGGTAATACCAAAAAGATTGTCCGcgtctgaaaatctgcaccatgAACTAAATGCAAATCAGATAAAATAGAAAacgaaatctgaaatcaaaaccaAAATATTCCAGAATTAAACTGGGTCCTTAAGctgaaaatagaaaaataaatgagCTTTGTACCATTCATGTATTGAGTTGGAAATCCTTACCCTGGCATTTTCCACAAAAATGTGGGAGAAGCACTTCAAGTTACGCAGCAAAGATGGCCATGTTTCAAGTCTGAGCATTTCACCAAGGTatgtgcaaaaagcaggcaggcacctgaataacaaGGTTGGGGGAGTTGCAGAGGGAGGAGCTCAGGGACATAGGAAAGAGGTCGTAGGTGGATACGTGTGGGAGGGCACAAGTGAGAAAAGCTAAGAAGTGATGGTGGAAGGGTGATGGCTCtctgattggagagggaaggggtagagagctggaggaaaggagacggggatggggaggaaaggggggcatgTGCGGGTGGCCTTGGCTTGGCAGCACATGAGGCTATGGACTTGCATGTCAGTAAAGGAGAGGGCACGGAAAGAAAATGAAATTGTTTGAGGTAAATTGGATGAGGAAcacctgggtactctccaactcgATGGCATAGAAttatccagtttccattaggcctctcccatctccctctcttcccttctctttcctccaCTTCCCTCCATTCATAGCTATCTCCTCCCACTATCACTTCAGCTCTTTTCTCTCTGACTTCAGGCCCAAACACATTGGTtgcgtatctttatctttgctatataaaaaacATTGCGtggcttgctgaatttctccagcaaaggttcaagttggtttcagagaggtatctgttgctcgttggacacacccaaactgattccctccgatcagtcacttcagtgccttgccgaagaaacttgccccatcctgggttttccaaatgatgacctcttcttccaggtcaccagagagttcctcttattttgggagaaacactctagccagcctttTCCTCTTGTAAGAACCAAGGGTTTTCAACacactgaactcagaactcacaacccatcttcaaaatgggtctttcaacaagctgccagcttgtcatgttgcaacATCTAAAAGCTACTGTacaactgacctctctctctctctctctccaaacaatcactttttttctctctgtttgtaaAGCCTCatgacccccttagaacagcaaactgtagCCAGACAGATTACTGGCACCGGAATCAGTTTatgagcctggacatctgttgctttaaagacaataaatagtccatttactccacaacatcagtccaactAAATTTCCATAGGcgttcttcaaagtttctgtaaagtcgctGTGGACATCAAGTCTCTGCttatgcatttcaaatgagatgtcttttgtgaaatgttaatgtctgtttgtgaaatgacctacactaaacccccacaatctcttttaaagacatatgtatatataaaataacGTCTAGAAATTTGGTTCATGAAAGACCATATTTTTGTGCAACATTTTACTGCATTTCATTGAGAAAAGAAGAATAATTGAGAATCAGGGACATTTCCAAGTATCCTTGAACTACTCCTTTGAACTGCTCTCTCATCTGACTCTCAAGTTCAAGCAATATTTTGCAGAACTTCATTGATACATGTATATGTTTGATTAATCCTCCCCTCTTCAACCACCAAATGGTGATTGAAATGTGTCAGAGCAATGTCAAGtgagaaacaaaagaaagaaagcagaaaaagAAAATGTAGTGAAGTAAAGATTTTGCATAAACTGAGAGAGTATTCAGTCCATGAAATCATTTGGAGGTTTACCCCAGAAAAGCTGGCTAGCCTATTCACAACCCTGCATTTTTGATCTTTAGCAATAGACAGGCCCAACTAACACtaagcactttcaggtggccaaaatccctcTATGTAAAGCCGCACATTATGCCCatgtgcggctgtcgggaggccacttgaaagcgcaggaggctcaagtgaggcgaactttgtaaccttCCTCCAGGAGGGATCATCGCTGGAGCACTGAGGTCCACCCCGGCAcatgaatgcagccacctgaaagcaactgctaaggggatgacagtcaTCTGGTGAGTGCCTGACactcccctcccagctgcccctgccccccggcACGCGACGTcagggggggcaggggcagctgggtgTGGGCTGTCAGCACAGGTATGTCCCGCACGGGacgttccccacactgatcccgctaccTCGCACTCTCCCAACAGTccgatatcagtccccacactgtgcgggacattcccacactgacagccCGTGCCtgccgccccacagtgtgggaactgatatcgggctgttgggagagaacggggcagcaggatcagtgtggggacatcccgcGAGGGATAGCCTGCACTGGCtctcccagctctgacagcccaaagggacaggagctggagtgcactCAGAGGCCCATCCGGTGCAGCTGACCCCTCAGGTGtccagcgctgcgcttttagtgctgccacctgaGCGGCAATTCAAAGGTCCGCTTCCATTTCTGCAGGCGCactcttggcggagaatgcatcTGAAGAAGCCTAGTGTTAGTGAGGCTTCTGTGGTGGAGTAGAATTTAAACCAAGTACAGGCCTTGTTGAGACTGCTGACTGGAAAAGTCTCTTGTACCCTGAAAGTGGTGCTGTAGAAGTTGTCTTTACCTGGTGTGCTTTGTGATGTGATCTTGGCTGGGTCTACAGAATACTGTAGCTCAGTGGCAATAGATTagagaactggaaaaaaaagtagatTAGTGGTCATGGAATTAATTTGTGAATGGAAGTTGGCGTGAATTTGGGATGAGGGAACCAACATTTTAGATAAATTTTTGTCAGTGTTGGTGCTGCGCaactgctcagcaaaaggagatgTAAGGCACTCTTTCTGTCTGATAgcttacaggtcacccttgggcaaggtgtagaacctgtttagcctcccaattagGGTCAcaatgaagccatggattgcagatggtggatagtttttacaagcagattctacaaattaaaATTTATGGTTGTTAAACTAAAAGCACTGGACagaaatctgctgatcaatggtcaGGGTtaccatccagtatggacactgcaactgaaggtgtggattgatacttggaagtatgatgtggtagcgattagtgagacatggttgcaggagggatgtgattggcaactgaatatccctgggtttcgttgttttaggtgtgatagagtcggaggggcaagaggaggtggggttgcattgcttgtcagggaaaatattacagcggtgcctaggaaggatagattagagggcacatccacggaggctatttgggtggaactgaggagtaggaaaggagaggttacacttgtaggggtgtattatagaccacccggaggggaccgagacctagaggagcaaatctgtagggagatagtagatatttgtgataagcacagggttgtaattatgggagattttaattttccacatatagattgggaaacacattctgtgaaaggactggatgagttagagtttgtgaaatgtgtgcaagatagttttttacaacaatatgtagaggtgccgaccagagaaggagcagtgttagatctactgttggcaaatgggatgggtcaagtgacggaggttagtgttggcgagcacttcggatccagtgatcataatgccatcagcttcaatgtcattatggaaagagagaaatcagggccaaggattgaggtttttgattggggaaaagctagatttgaggagatgcgaaaggacttgcagggtgtgcattgggacaatttgttttatgggcaggatgtagtagagagatggaagtcttttaaagatcagattttgagagtgcaaaagctttatgttcctgttaggttaaaaggaggggcaaaaggtttgagagagccgtggttttcaaggaatattggaaacttggttcgaagaaaaagggaggcgtacattagatataagaagcatggagttaaggagatgtttgaaagatacattgaatgtaagaggaatcttaagagaggaattaggaaagctaaaagaaggtacgagaaaactatggcaagcagggtgaaaactaatccaaaagagttctacaaatatgttaatggtaagaggaaagctagagacaaaattggtcccttagaaaatcagagtggaaaactgtgtgtggaacctagagaaatgggggagatattgaacagtttcttttcttcggtattcactaaggagaaggatattgggagatgtgggataaaaaaagcaaattgggtaaatatggggaatatagagattacaaaaggtgtagttttaaggcttttgaagaatataaaggtggataagtctccgggaccagacgggatcttccccaggacattgagagaagtgaaggaggaaatagcagaggctctggcggtaatttttcaaatgtcattagatatggggatagtgccggaggattggcgcattgcgcatgtggttccgttatttaaaaagggttcaaggaggaagcctggcaactatcggcctgtaagtttgacgtctgtggtaggtaaattaatggagaaaattcttagagatagtacttataaacatctggatagacagggtctgatcaggagcactcaacatggatttgtgggaggaaggtcatgtttgaccaatctgattgaattttttgaagaggtgactaggaatgtggatgagggtagcgcagtggatgttgtctatatggacttcagtaaggccttcgataaggtaccacatggaaggttagttaggaaggtgcagtctttaggtataaattttgagatagtcaaatggattgaacattggctgaaagggagaggccagagagtggtagtggataattgtctgtcaggttggaggccggtcaccagtggtgtgcctcaaggatctgtattgggcccattgttgttcgttatatacattaatgatctagatgatggggtggtgaattggattagtaaatatgcagacgatactaagataggtggaatagtggataatgaagaaggttttcaaggattgcagagggatttgggctgcttagaaaagtgggctgaaaaatggcagatggaatttaatgctgataagtgtgaggtgcttcattttggtaagaagaatcagaataggacatatgtggtaaatgggagagcattgaggaatacagaagagcagaaagatttaggagtgacggtacatcgttccctgaaggtagaaactcacgtgaatagggtggtgaagaaggcttttagtatgctggcctttatcaatcattgcatggaatataggagttgggaggtgatgttgagattgtataagacgttggtgcggcctaatttggagttctgtgtgcagttctggttgcctaattataggaaggatataaacagagtggcgagagtacagagaaggtttaccagaatgttgcctgggtttaagcatctggagtatggggagagattggacagattgggtctttattctttggagcgtagaaggttgagaggggatttgatagaagtatttaagattatgaaagggatagacagaatggatgtggatagactatttccgttaagaggaggaaagtttaaaacaagaggacatgagttaagaattaaggggcagaggtttagaggtaacatgagggggaacttctttactcagagagtggtagctgtgtggaatgatcttccgggagaaatagtggcggcggagtcaattgtattatttaagaaaaggttggacaggtatatggatgagaggaagatggagggttatgggcattgtgcagggaggtgggattagaaaggggtgtttggttcggtgtggactagaagggcctaatggcctgtttctgtgctgtaattgttatgttatgttaagacaGCAACGGGAATCCACTTCCAAtattttttcccttgtataatcatgaagtCAATATCAACTTCGGTCTCaattcaaagatggagccttcaccgaaggagatcggggaggcaacaactacaatttggagggtcagagatcgtgacagTTAAAGAGACACGATCGGCCACACCAAACAGCAAAGCACCTGAATTAATTAAATTTCCATACTGCGCAAAATGGGAAATCTTTGCTCTATGATTAAATGTGAACTATCATCAAATGGGTGACATAAGGTGGTAAAATTGGACAGTTGTGAGTTGGACCAAATAGAGTGTATGTTGTTTGTGGTGAGAGAGAGTTGGGTTCAGCATAACTAATATTATTCTTCTTTTCCAGAAATTTACCGCATTGTTTCTCGAAAGCAAATCTCAGACCGGATGGCACACGAGACGCCTGGTAGTGATGTGGTGGAGATTGACGTTCCCCCAACAAACGATGGGCAAAAATCTAGTAAATTGCCATGTTGTCAGAACATATGACAGACTGAATTTGTTTGCCTCGGATTTCCCGCCCCCATCAGTCCAATATTGTTTGGAATACTTCAGTCCAATGCACTGAATGATTTAATCATTTTGGTTGTTGTATTTTTTGCTGTTAGCACAAACAGTAAATCTGCTTGAAATATACAGGTGATGTCACAAGATCCCTTTGCTCAAGGCCTAGAGACAAGTTGCCATTCATTCAAACACTTTTAACCAGCCTCTTGGTCTCAACTGAGAATAGACATCAAGAGAAGCTGACAAGGCTTTCCATTGGCATTCTGGGGCCTGCATGATAGAATGAAAGCCATGTCAAAATGCTGTCTCCAAAGGCCTTGGAGAGGTGACCTTGGAAGCACAATCTTGGAATAATTCAGGACAAATTCACTTTCAGTTCATCTGAAGTGATTTAAGAGAAAGTATTTAACCAGAGATGAAATATTTGTTCTACTGAAGAAAACCTGCCATTTTATAGTAAatagtattaaaaataaatgttgtttaagTTCTACCATTGACTTTCAAACAGTTCttgtattatttatttaaaaatcaggGG
This genomic window from Narcine bancroftii isolate sNarBan1 chromosome 3, sNarBan1.hap1, whole genome shotgun sequence contains:
- the LOC138758685 gene encoding ras-related protein Rab-11B-like, whose protein sequence is MGSREDEYDYLFKVVLIGDSGVGKSNLLSRFTRNEFNLESKSTIGVEFATRSIQVDGKTIKAQIWDTAGQERYRAITSAYYRGAVGALLVYDIAKHLTYENVERWLKELRDHGDNNIVIMLVGNKSDLRHLRAVPTDEAWAFAEKNSLSFIETSALDSTNVEEAFQNILTEIYRIVSRKQISDRMAHETPGSDVVEIDVPPTNDGQKSSKLPCCQNI